A region of Sugiyamaella lignohabitans strain CBS 10342 chromosome A, complete sequence DNA encodes the following proteins:
- the POP1 gene encoding Pop1p (Subunit of both RNase MRP and nuclear RNase P; RNase MRP cleaves pre-rRNA, while nuclear RNase P cleaves tRNA precursors to generate mature 5' ends and facilitates turnover of nuclear RNAs; binds to the RPR1 RNA subunit in RNase P; GO_component: GO:0005737 - cytoplasm [Evidence IEA,IEA]; GO_component: GO:0005655 - nucleolar ribonuclease P complex [Evidence IDA] [PMID 9620854]; GO_component: GO:0005634 - nucleus [Evidence IEA,IEA]; GO_component: GO:0000172 - ribonuclease MRP complex [Evidence IPI] [PMID 17881380]; GO_component: GO:0000172 - ribonuclease MRP complex [Evidence IDA] [PMID 9620854]; GO_function: GO:0003723 - RNA binding [Evidence IDA] [PMID 23700311]; GO_function: GO:0016787 - hydrolase activity [Evidence IEA]; GO_function: GO:0000171 - ribonuclease MRP activity [Evidence IMP] [PMID 16618965]; GO_function: GO:0004526 - ribonuclease P activity [Evidence IEA,IEA]; GO_function: GO:0004526 - ribonuclease P activity [Evidence IMP] [PMID 16618965]; GO_process: GO:0090501 - RNA phosphodiester bond hydrolysis [Evidence IEA,IEA]; GO_process: GO:0090502 - RNA phosphodiester bond hydrolysis, endonucleolytic [Evidence IEA,IEA]; GO_process: GO:0006396 - RNA processing [Evidence IEA]; GO_process: GO:0034965 - intronic box C/D snoRNA processing [Evidence IDA] [PMID 18713869]; GO_process: GO:0006379 - mRNA cleavage [Evidence IDA] [PMID 14729943]; GO_process: GO:0006364 - rRNA processing [Evidence IEA]; GO_process: GO:0006364 - rRNA processing [Evidence IMP] [PMID 7926742]; GO_process: GO:0001682 - tRNA 5'-leader removal [Evidence IEA]; GO_process: GO:0008033 - tRNA processing [Evidence IEA]; GO_process: GO:0008033 - tRNA processing [Evidence IMP] [PMID 7926742]) encodes MAPESSSKRDVSYAPNGHDRRKQKRAKLMQARSIIAQNTDDALVDGRLDVPSFIKSRQFEIERLESAMLSSKSSGKKRIFQSLPRVLRRRTASHNVKRVPKRMRERAAYEMQNDNDGLASTISPNEKKKLKLKRKAKQKEASKIMKSASQEMDAEVDVDEMDVDRELKDHELKASSVEPLGLEESIDDTIYNLAENKKQADIANANKTDKFFGIASDLTGINRLAIAPKGKPKFRSRQKDKVWLPTHVWHSKRCHMENIWQYSIPKTPTQKCYRATHRAAAFAGPKAGTLAWDKSYFATFIIESALQDLLLDILRRLAGKMTPYNPDITQSRFTNGYRCWEGTLYDSDKPIGPGLIYFNRPGLDDQGETHRPSFLVRVHPSIAPATIDLLTRLKNEYDIGGGNLTFYDCRYSIGSIELLGPQSTNALISILRCADHNSKVSKLWRSLAGLANPSSLPENAVLSFAVHDPRLFYPPHKPQLTKASKSSEDPLADLLGNWPYEDVTKTSSLFSIQGRERSVTNQLTLKELYKRKAGNEPGKHLSPQTNDPRIPIILMRQKTKDGWTLLAPWGWILPIWFCLMHFPEVQVSGYTQEHQISYEHGRAHFPDDFPDTDVGNVVNLVKGKEAFAKWNGRPPAKRVAFDKIKTGNTGLGEHGNPFLCDWKFLAAVQNKSDSPDNDQPTSVAGNDSLLVDDETVERCVTTSGESHLLPITTVHIKYIQRGSPHDRARIYRIPAKSVWEFVVNAINNKQQVDLKQSLPCPSCDDLIGYITTGDFNLASGCGTGIGGILDTHAKKSSNYCLVRNVGTSTVRLARWVKI; translated from the coding sequence ATGGCCCCTGAATCGTCTTCTAAAAGGGACGTGAGCTATGCTCCTAATGGCCACGACAGGAGAAAACAGAAAAGGGCGAAGCTTATGCAAGCTCGCTCGATAATTGCCCAGAACACGGACGATGCACTGGTGGACGGCAGGTTAGATGTTCCTTCTTTCATAAAGTCGAGGCAGTTCGAGATTGAGCGATTGGAAAGTGCAATGCTCAGTTCTAAAAGTTCTGGCAAGAAAAGAATATTTCAGTCCTTACCAAGGGTATTACGAAGACGGACTGCGAGTCACAATGTAAAACGGGTGCCAAAGAGAATGCGAGAGAGGGCAGCATATGAAATGCAGAATGATAACGATGGATTGGCTAGTACAATCTCTCCtaatgaaaagaaaaaactcAAGCTGAAGAGAAAGGCGAAGCAAAAGGAAGCGTCAAAAATCATGAAATCAGCAAGCCAAGAAATGGATGCAGAAGTTGATGTAGATGAGATGGATGTTGATAGAGAGTTGAAGGATCATGAATTAAAAGCAAGTTCGGTCGAGCCGCTAGGCCTAGAGGAAAGTATAGATGATACTATTTATAACTTGGCTGAGAATAAGAAACAAGCTGATATTGCTAATGCAAATAAAACGGACAAGTTTTTCGGCATTGCTTCTGATTTGACGGGCATCAACAGGTTAGCTATAGCGCCTAAAGGAAAGCCTAAATTCAGGTCTCGCCAAAAGGACAAAGTATGGCTACCCACTCATGTATGGCATTCTAAACGATGTCACATGGAGAATATATGGCAGTATTCGATTCCAAAAACACCCACTCAAAAATGCTACCGTGCTACTCACCGAGCTGCCGCTTTTGCTGGACCCAAAGCTGGTACATTAGCTTGGGATAAAAGCTATTTCGCTACTTTCATAATAGAAAGTGCATTGCAGGATCTTTTGCTGGACATCTTGCGGCGCCTTGCTGGTAAAATGACTCCCTACAATCCTGACATCACACAAAGCCGCTTCACTAATGGATATAGGTGCTGGGAAGGTACGCTTTATGACTCTGATAAACCAATTGGCCCTGGactgatttattttaataGACCAGGTTTAGATGACCAAGGTGAAACCCATAGACCATCTTTCCTTGTCCGTGTACATCCTAGCATAGCACCTGCTACTATCGACCTGCTGACCCGGTTAAAGAACGAATAtgatattggtggtggtaatcTTACATTCTACGACTGCAGATATTCAATAGGCTCTATAGAACTCTTGGGACCGCAGAGTACAAATGCGTTGATTTCAATCCTGAGATGTGCGGACCACAATTCGAAGGTTTCTAAACTGTGGAGATCTCTCGCAGGATTAGCTAATCCCTCATCATTACCAGAGAATGCAGTGTTGTCTTTCGCAGTTCATGATCCTAGATTATTTTATCCACCTCATAAACCTCAGCTAACGAAAGCGAGCAAAAGCTCCGAAGACCCTCTTGCCGATCTGCTCGGTAATTGGCCTTACGAAGATGTAACAAAGACATCCAGCTTGTTCAGCATACAAGGAAGGGAAAGGTCTGTTACAAACCAATTGACTCTAAAAGAACTATACAAGAGGAAAGCAGGGAATGAGCCGGGAAAACACCTCAGCCCGCAGACAAATGATCCCAGAATCCCGATTATTCTTATGCGCCAGAAGACCAAAGATGGCTGGACTTTACTTGCTCCTTGGGGATGGATTTTACCAATCTGGTTCTGTCTCATGCACTTCCCTGAAGTTCAAGTATCGGGGTATACTCAAGAACATCAGATTTCTTATGAACATGGAAGGGCACACTTTCCTGACGACTTCCCTGATACTGATGTTGGCAATGTTGTGAATTTGGTAAAAGGAAAGGAAGCTTTTGCTAAATGGAATGGTAGGCCACCCGCAAAGCGCGTTGCTTTcgacaaaataaaaactgGAAATACAGGACTTGGTGAACATGGTAACCCTTTTCTGTGTGATTGGAAATTTCTAGCAGCTGTTCAGAATAAATCTGACTCACCAGACAATGATCAACCTACCTCAGTTGCTGGCAATGATTCTTTACTAGTGGACGATGAGACAGTCGAACGATGCGTTACTACTTCTGGGGAAAGTCATTTGCTGCCGATAACCACTGTTCATATCAAGTATATACAGCGGGGCTCACCTCACGACAGAGCCCGGATTTATCGCATACCAGCGAAGTCTGTCTGGGAGTTTGTTGTAAATGCCATAAACAACAAACAGCAGGTTGATTTGAAGCAAAGTTTGCCATGTCCCTCTTGTGATGACCTCATAGGATATATTACCACCGGTGACTTCAACCTTGCCAGCGGGTGTGGAACGGGTATAGGTGGCATTCTCGATACTCATGCCAAAAAGAGTAGCAACTATTGCCTCGTGCGAAATGTTGGAACATCCACAGTACGCCTTGCACGTTGGGTGAAAATATAG
- the DIT2 gene encoding Dit2p (N-formyltyrosine oxidase; sporulation-specific microsomal enzyme involved in the production of N,N-bisformyl dityrosine required for spore wall maturation, homologous to cytochrome P-450s; GO_component: GO:0005575 - cellular_component [Evidence ND]; GO_function: GO:0020037 - heme binding [Evidence IEA]; GO_function: GO:0005506 - iron ion binding [Evidence IEA]; GO_function: GO:0046872 - metal ion binding [Evidence IEA]; GO_function: GO:0004497 - monooxygenase activity [Evidence IEA]; GO_function: GO:0016491 - oxidoreductase activity [Evidence IEA]; GO_function: GO:0016491 - oxidoreductase activity [Evidence ISS] [PMID 8183942]; GO_function: GO:0016705 - oxidoreductase activity, acting on paired donors, with incorporation or reduction of molecular oxygen [Evidence IEA]; GO_process: GO:0030476 - ascospore wall assembly [Evidence IDA,IMP] [PMID 8183942]; GO_process: GO:0055114 - oxidation-reduction process [Evidence IEA,IEA]; GO_process: GO:0030435 - sporulation resulting in formation of a cellular spore [Evidence IEA]) translates to MFSMNIVTQDPENVKSILASDFKSYSTGLRYQQLSPLLGKGIFTSNGAYWKHSRAMLRPQFSRERITRLHLYEGHVVKLLDILKQGSIAITDKGNTLNSHESDGVDGLIDVQNLLLKLTMDTSTEFLFGQSLDTLSPDDAILKTSRSSYRSSQLNNAFDVCGKTLADRVRSGNLYFLFNNRKFRQCTKTIHNFVDDIIYDTLNGKGKNLPSEKVPDEAVDEGASFLEELSLETRDPIELRSQALNILLAGRSTTAGLLSFMLYFLVRNKSVWNQLRETVLATFGTDPENISYESIKRCTYLQHVINEVLRLCPLVPVNMRCAIKDTVLPRGGGEEEDMPIFVPKGSLVIYPVFLIHRLKQFWGEDAEEFRPDRWADNSFHTWDYIPFNGGPRICIGQQFALSEVSYVMIRLLQTFKDITTTQSVLDREFLQRTNLSSNVLGGVWVKFIE, encoded by the coding sequence ATGTTCAGTATGAATATTGTTACACAGGACCCTGAAAATGTAAAGTCAATCCTTGCAAGTGATTTCAAGTCATACTCCACGGGTCTGCGTTACCAGCAACTGTCCCCACTACTTGGCAAGGGCATCTTCACATCGAATGGCGCATATTGGAAACATTCCCGTGCGATGCTAAGACCACAGTTCTCAAGAGAAAGGATCACAAGGCTGCATCTTTATGAGGGTCATGTTGTAAAGTTGCTGGATATCTTAAAACAAGGATCGATCGCTATAACTGATAAGGGGAACACGCTGAATAGTCATGAAAGTGATGGAGTCGATGGACTAATAGACGTACAGAACTTGCTTCTGAAACTGACCATGGATACTTCTACTGAATTCTTATTTGGCCAAAGTCTAGATACGTTGTCTCCTGATGATGCCATTCTGAAAACCTCGCGATCGTCATACAGGTCCTCGCAGCTCAATAACGCATTTGATGTTTGTGGCAAAACTTTGGCAGACCGTGTGAGATCAGGGAACTTGTATTTCCTTTTCAACAATAGGAAGTTTCGTCAATGTACAAAAACAATTCACAATTTTGTGGATGATATCATATATGACACTTTAAATGGTAAAGGAAAGAACTTGCCGTCTGAGAAAGTGCCGGATGAGGCAGTGGACGAAGGAGCAAGCTTTCTCGAAGAACTTTCATTAGAAACTCGGGATCCCATTGAACTGAGATCTCAAGCACTGAATATTTTGCTTGCAGGAAGAAGCACTACAGCGGGGCTGTTATCGTTTATGCTTTATTTCTTGGTCAGGAATAAATCAGTTTGGAACCAATTGCGGGAAACTGTTTTGGCCACTTTTGGTACTGATCCAGAAAACATCTCATATGAATCAATTAAGAGATGTACATATCTTCAGCACGTCATAAATGAAGTTTTGCGTCTATGCCCGCTAGTGCCAGTCAATATGAGGTGTGCAATCAAAGATACAGTTTTGCCCCGGGGTGGaggtgaagaggaagataTGCCCATATTTGTACCCAAGGGAAGTTTAGTTATCTACCCTGTATTTCTTATTCACCGTTTAAAACAGTTTTGGGGCGAGGATGCGGAAGAATTTCGACCAGACCGGTGGGCTGACAACTCCTTTCACACTTGGGACTATATCCCATTTAACGGTGGACCCAGAATCTGTATCGGGCAGCAGTTTGCGCTGTCTGAAGTATCATATGTGATGATTCGTCTGTTACAGACCTTCAAAGATATAACGACCACACAGTCGGTACTCGACAGAGAGTTTCTGCAACGAACCAACCTTTCTTCAAATGTTCTCGGAGGCGTCTGGGTTAAATTTATCGAATGA
- the ASI1 gene encoding putative ubiquitin-protein ligase ASI1 (Putative integral membrane E3 ubiquitin ligase; acts with Asi2p and Asi3p to ensure the fidelity of SPS-sensor signalling by maintaining the dormant repressed state of gene expression in the absence of inducing signals; ASI1 has a paralog, ASI3, that arose from the whole genome duplication; GO_component: GO:0005789 - endoplasmic reticulum membrane [Evidence IGI,ISS] [PMID 11454748]; GO_component: GO:0016021 - integral component of membrane [Evidence IEA]; GO_component: GO:0016021 - integral component of membrane [Evidence ISM] [PMID 12192589]; GO_component: GO:0016020 - membrane [Evidence IEA]; GO_component: GO:0005637 - nuclear inner membrane [Evidence IEA]; GO_component: GO:0005637 - nuclear inner membrane [Evidence IDA] [PMID 16735580]; GO_component: GO:0005634 - nucleus [Evidence IEA]; GO_function: GO:0046872 - metal ion binding [Evidence IEA]; GO_function: GO:0004842 - ubiquitin-protein transferase activity [Evidence IGI,ISS] [PMID 11454748]; GO_process: GO:0006511 - ubiquitin-dependent protein catabolic process [Evidence IGI] [PMID 11454748]) → MDAMEAINFLATEYLFGGRDSGSATIQSGSAGIDDVTSSSTISTITVTGDVSQLREAIASSLISPTATLAASATPVITGEVVASSSEFVLKRIAKSVGFKIAKKLAESGAPDRHISSLISYLVSPFALLCIGMAIILNRTVVFATTRRPAPLPLVYRVILRSIAIYMLAAQLNPLLRALACSNNQLREFVLDKSKTGGWFIGNICRSILAPPLSGLRGHQIYAVPDSYAKSLAHSLSPRKLLERFNIPWFSPKTTKVHYVLSESEANSLYLFCPAPADTLWDLYRAICIGHFIETFTSVIQGLIPYSETGMTLFEYSVAFQEVQSFAQLSPEILVLSIISALSQIAFHLQGMVNSYRYRLIPSAFFGLTFMSYLAYAVYNGRLLYFPSVCVIGYVPQLVVSVVVLVCGIIYGLACLVAGGSENMQTSLQSIHIDLNDDFYTCLMKLGVISLTSATKATYLTEARSLCAPLATWIEYVDEGGLGSAINNHKNSTKSPYDIEVNGPPSEKGYYTPAKKLKSADGDPRPKELKFNSSSNLLMRVMTALRMAQALFTISVLIVWKFLRIVTFKLVPSWTNQQGRSRAEEFEAALMAVRNNFIYADLNDEYEGGYLDLLNGETLPEMDDSKDYDPNDESESEVEGGYEFESDYASSDDEDNSTKQEYVSNVAQLRVPTTAQLATGENEQPPASHTSKKSSINEFYDLVVSTPDYFLSLIAPKTSEEAEEVEILSRHLSSAKPGPLTRAKYHDSNQEDDLRVILQVLRDRRKPREQDGDHDDEDSTQIRSTICVVCQTAPRQVILWPCRCFAICEECRVALAFKHFKGCVCCRREVDSFSRVYIP, encoded by the coding sequence ATGGATGCTATGGAAGCGATAAATTTTTTGGCTACCGAGTATCTATTTGGAGGGCGGGATTCTGGCTCTGCCACGATACAGTCTGGTTCCGCAGGTATTGATGATGTTACTTCCAGTAGTACAATAAGTACAATAACTGTAACCGGGGATGTGTCTCAGCTCAGGGAAGCTATAGCGAGCTCTCTTATTAGCCCGACTGCCACCTTGGCAGCTTCTGCTACTCCTGTTATAACTGGTGAAGTCGTTGCTTCAAGTTCAGAATTTGTATTGAAAAGAATAGCCAAGTCAGTAGGATTTAAAATAGCTAAGAAGTTGGCGGAATCGGGCGCACCTGATAGACACATTTCATCTCTGATTTCTTACTTGGTTTCTCCTTTTGCGTTGCTTTGTATTGGCATGGCAATTATATTGAACCGTACTGTAGTATTTGCGACTACGAGACGACCAGCCCCTTTGCCTTTAGTCTATAGGGTGATATTGCGGTCTATTGCTATATACATGCTAGCTGCCCAATTAAATCCTCTGCTACGGGCTCTAGCTTGTTCAAATAACCAGTTGAGAGAATTTGTACTGGATAAAAGCAAAACCGGAGGATGGTTTATTGGAAATATTTGTCGGTCTATACTGGCTCCGCCTCTATCAGGTCTTAGAGGACATCAAATTTACGCCGTTCCCGATTCTTATGCCAAATCTTTGGCCCACAGTCTTTCTCCCAGAAAACTACTAGAAAGGTTCAACATCCCTTGGTTTTCACCAAAGACGACTAAAGTCCATTATGTTTTAAGCGAGAGTGAAGCTAATTCattgtatttattttgtccCGCTCCAGCAGATACCCTTTGGGATTTGTATCGTGCCATTTGTATCGGTCACTTTATTGAAACATTCACTAGTGTTATTCAGGGACTGATTCCTTATTCAGAGACAGGAATGACACTGTTTGAGTACTCTGTCGCATTTCAAGAAGTGCAATCATTTGCTCAGCTTTCACCAGAGATTCTCGTTCTTTCGATCATTTCTGCTTTATCACAAATTGCATTCCACCTCCAGGGGATGGTCAACTCTTACAGATACAGACTTATTCCATCAGCTTTTTTCGGTTTAACTTTCATGTCATATTTAGCATATGCTGTTTACAATGGGAGATTACTTTATTTCCCATCGGTTTGCGTTATTGGCTATGTTCCACAGTTGGTGGTCTCAGTTGTGGTACTTGTATGTGGTATTATCTACGGATTAGCTTGTTTGGTTGCAGGTGGTTCGGAGAATATGCAGACGTCTCTCCAGTCCATTCATATTGATCTAAATGATGATTTCTATACTTGTCTTATGAAGTTGGGAGTCATTTCGCTAACATCGGCTACAAAGGCTACATACCTTACTGAAGCACGCTCATTATGTGCTCCATTGGCCACATGGATCGAGTACGTCGATGAAGGTGGTCTTGGTTCTGCTATAAACAATCACAAGAACTCAACTAAAAGTCCCTATGACATTGAGGTTAACGGCCCACCAAGTGAAAAGGGTTATTACACCCCAGCCAAAAAGCTAAAATCTGCAGATGGGGATCCAAGACCAAAAGAGCTGAAATTCAATTCTTCAAGTAATTTGCTTATGAGGGTCATGACTGCTCTCAGGATGGCACAAGCATTATTCACAATTTCCGTTCTCATAGTCTGGAAGTTTCTTAGAATTGTAACTTTTAAGTTAGTGCCGTCATGGACTAATCAGCAGGGACGAAGCCGTGCTGAGGAATTTGAAGCAGCGCTTATGGCTGTCAGAAACAATTTTATCTATGCAGACTTGAATGATGAATATGAAGGAGGCTACTTGGATCTTCTCAACGGAGAAACCCTACCTGAAATGGACGATTCAAAAGATTATGACCCAAACGACGAGTCAGAAAGTGAAGTAGAAGGAGGTTATGAATTCGAAAGTGACTATGCTTCGtcagatgatgaggataaCAGCacaaaacaagaatatGTCTCTAATGTGGCACAGCTTAGAGTACCTACAACCGCTCAACTGGCTACTGGTGAAAACGAGCAGCCTCCGGCGTCACATACTTCCAAGAAGTCATCTATTAATGAGTTTTACGATCTCGTAGTATCTACACCAGATTACTTTTTATCACTCATTGCACCAAAAAcatctgaagaagctgaagaagtagaGATATTATCTCGACATCTATCTAGCGCCAAACCTGGTCCCTTAACGAGAGCTAAATATCACGACTCAAATCAGGAAGATGATCTCCGAGTAATTCTACAGGTTCTCCGAGACCGTCGCAAGCCACGGGAACAAGATGGTGATcacgacgatgaagatagCACCCAAATTAGAAGCACAATATGCGTGGTATGTCAAACGGCACCGCGTCAAGTCATTCTTTGGCCATGTCGGTGTTTCGCTATCTGTGAAGAATGCCGAGTAGCACTAGCGTTCAAGCATTTTAAAGGCTGCGTCTGCTGCCGCCGCGAAGTCGACTCCTTTAGCAGAGTGTATATTCCATAA